One segment of Erigeron canadensis isolate Cc75 chromosome 2, C_canadensis_v1, whole genome shotgun sequence DNA contains the following:
- the LOC122588713 gene encoding glycine-rich cell wall structural protein 2-like — translation MHSKIYQISIIVLFLCICSANFAYSSKGARKTLVEKMATSDPSGTTTTTGSGHGKNWDYSWGFGSSPGSGWGYGSGSGRSPNGFGKGYGFGYGSGSGSGSGSGSGYGYGSGGGGAHGGGHGYGSGYGGGGGGGGSGYGGGGSGPGNHG, via the coding sequence ATGCATTCAAAAATATACCAAATTTCTATCATTGTTCTCTTCTTATGTATTTGCAGTGCAAATTTTGCATATAGTTCTAAAGGTGCAAGAAAGACTCTAGTGGAGAAAATGGCCACTTCAGACCCAAGTggtactactactactactggATCAGGCCATGGTAAGAATTGGGACTATAGTTGGGGGTTTGGGTCAAGTCCAGGGAGTGGTTGGGGTTATGGGTCAGGATCGGGCCGGTCTCCTAATGGATTTGGTAAAGGTTATGGTTTTGGGTATGGTTCTGGGAGTGGAAGTGGTAGTGGCTCAGGGTCTGGTTATGGTTATGGGTCTGGTGGTGGTGGAGCTCATGGAGGTGGTCATGGTTATGGTTCTGGTTatggaggtggaggtggaggtggaggaAGCGGTTATGGAGGTGGAGGAAGCGGTCCTGGCAACCACGGATAA